From Hymenobacter sedentarius, a single genomic window includes:
- a CDS encoding TetR/AcrR family transcriptional regulator — MPYRGGSNYMEKDRIKQAYLSFVLNEGHPPQSVFKLTQQLGIAEQEFYQHYPNFEAIDRELWADFGRQTRTAAASEPVWESYGSREKLLAFYYTLLEILKQNRSYALMSLRRSLHRMPALTPRVLDDFRQDFELFVSDLLRDGRVSGEIANRPLVQEGYPRLFWQQALFVLGFFAKDDTVNFERTDAAVEKAVTLSFDLVGRNTLDSAVDFVRFLVRR; from the coding sequence ATGCCCTACCGAGGCGGTTCCAACTACATGGAAAAGGACCGCATCAAACAAGCCTATCTCAGCTTCGTGCTCAACGAAGGCCACCCGCCGCAGTCGGTGTTTAAGCTCACGCAGCAGCTGGGCATTGCGGAGCAGGAATTCTACCAGCACTACCCCAATTTTGAAGCCATCGACCGCGAGTTGTGGGCCGATTTTGGCCGGCAGACGCGCACCGCTGCCGCATCCGAGCCCGTGTGGGAAAGCTACGGCAGCCGCGAAAAGCTGCTGGCCTTCTACTACACGCTGCTCGAGATTCTCAAGCAAAACCGCTCGTATGCCCTCATGAGCCTGCGCCGCTCGCTGCACCGCATGCCGGCGCTCACGCCCCGCGTGCTCGACGATTTCCGGCAGGATTTTGAGCTGTTTGTGAGCGACTTGCTGCGCGACGGCCGGGTGAGCGGCGAAATCGCCAACCGCCCACTGGTGCAGGAAGGCTACCCCCGTTTATTCTGGCAGCAGGCGCTGTTCGTGCTGGGCTTTTTTGCCAAAGACGACACCGTAAACTTCGAGCGCACCGATGCCGCCGTGGAAAAAGCCGTGACGCTAAGCTTCGACCTGGTGGGCCGCAACACCCTGGATTCGGCCGTGGATTTCGTGCGGTTTTTGGTGCGTCGCTAA
- a CDS encoding cryptochrome/photolyase family protein: MKICIFWHRRDLRLHDNAGLAAALASGLPVVPLFIYDQDILDHLPNKADARLTYIFDEVERLAAATEAAGGTFLARYGKPVEVLEKLVQEFKVAAVHTNEDYEPYATQRDTEVGTMLQKHGVKFLLYKDQVIFAKDEILTKSGTVPKVFGAYHKAYLAKLTDAMLLPFGSAAAFTKARLQQLEPAQAGPRPTLASLGFERLEQYVPTADLPAEAVVRTYDSTRNIPALQNGSTRISVQLRFGTLSVRQVMRQAKALNSKLLSEIMWRDFFMMLLWHFPNTATEAYDPKMRNVPYRNNEQEFQAWCEGRTGYPLVDAGMRELNATGYLPNRVRIATAGFLVKHLFIDWRWGERYFADKLMDYELANNVGNWQWVAGTGAVAAPWFRVYSPQNQQETVDPELEYVKRWVPEVGTAAYPAPIVDHTFARQRSGEALRAARNAAL, from the coding sequence ATGCCGGCCTGGCCGCCGCCCTGGCCAGCGGCCTGCCGGTGGTACCACTTTTCATCTACGACCAGGACATTCTCGACCACCTGCCCAATAAGGCAGATGCCCGGCTCACCTACATTTTTGATGAAGTGGAGCGGCTGGCCGCGGCCACCGAAGCGGCCGGCGGCACCTTCCTGGCGCGCTACGGCAAGCCGGTGGAAGTGCTGGAAAAGCTAGTCCAGGAGTTTAAGGTGGCGGCTGTGCACACCAACGAAGACTACGAGCCCTACGCCACCCAGCGCGACACCGAGGTAGGCACGATGCTGCAAAAGCATGGGGTGAAATTTCTGCTTTACAAAGACCAGGTCATCTTCGCCAAGGATGAAATCCTGACCAAATCGGGCACCGTGCCCAAGGTATTCGGCGCCTACCATAAAGCCTACCTGGCCAAGCTCACCGATGCAATGCTGTTGCCCTTCGGCTCGGCTGCGGCCTTCACCAAGGCTCGTTTGCAGCAGCTTGAGCCAGCCCAAGCCGGCCCCCGCCCCACCCTGGCCAGCTTGGGCTTCGAGCGGCTGGAGCAATACGTGCCCACCGCCGACCTGCCCGCCGAGGCCGTGGTGCGTACCTACGACAGCACCCGCAACATACCCGCCCTGCAAAATGGCAGCACCCGCATATCGGTGCAGCTGCGCTTCGGCACCCTCAGCGTGCGGCAGGTGATGCGCCAGGCGAAGGCCCTGAATTCGAAGCTGCTTTCCGAAATCATGTGGCGCGATTTCTTCATGATGCTGCTCTGGCACTTTCCCAACACCGCTACCGAAGCGTATGACCCCAAAATGCGGAACGTGCCTTACCGCAACAACGAGCAGGAGTTCCAAGCCTGGTGCGAGGGCCGCACGGGCTACCCACTGGTGGATGCTGGCATGCGCGAGCTCAACGCCACCGGCTACCTGCCCAACCGCGTGCGCATTGCCACAGCCGGCTTTTTGGTGAAGCACCTGTTTATCGACTGGCGGTGGGGCGAACGGTATTTTGCCGATAAGCTGATGGACTACGAACTGGCCAACAATGTGGGCAACTGGCAGTGGGTGGCCGGCACGGGAGCGGTAGCAGCCCCGTGGTTTCGGGTGTACAGCCCTCAAAACCAACAGGAAACCGTGGACCCCGAACTGGAATACGTGAAACGGTGGGTGCCCGAAGTGGGCACCGCCGCCTACCCCGCCCCCATTGTCGACCACACGTTTGCCCGCCAACGGTCGGGGGAAGCCCTGCGGGCGGCCCGCAATGCGGCATTGTAA